In one window of Tellurirhabdus rosea DNA:
- a CDS encoding SusC/RagA family TonB-linked outer membrane protein, whose product MKRILRYGLLMLTILTALGAHAQTRAVTGRVTSSDDGSSLPGVSVTVLGSTQGTLTDESGNYRINAADDATLVFSFIGFASLEEKVNNRSVINVALKADIRNLNEVIVTGYGQQIKRELTGNIAKIRPADIQDQPVTSLDQAIQGKAAGVQVNAGSGKLGQGIQVRVRGQSSVSASNQPLYVVDGIPVTTENLALSGGNTNPLSDINPQDIESIEILKDASAGAIYGARAANGVVLITTRRGKAGRTNVNFGAQYGASTPTKKVDFLNTEQYVNFYRQAAANSDRIDELDPKDPDSYTSYMEQFFETQGLGTFGTQNQASTDWGALAFQDAPFQQYDLNVNGGNEKTTFYLSGQILDQKGILIGNALQRYSGRINLDHRISNRVRIGFNTGLSRTLNERISGDRQFDNPMQMVALPPMTPATDPQTGLPVGMPPGDISIPVYYNPLINIGNAYYNTTVYRNISSLYGQLDILKGLTFRSEFGLDVLNQQEELYYNSKTQRNFNAPQGLGQNRYVRVENYNTNNFFLYNTGFGRHALDATLGMSYQQSLDKRNYIEGQDFPSDAYRMIISAARKTDGNSTQADFRFVSYFARANYKFADRYLLGVSARVDGSSRFGQDSRYGFFPAVSAGWVLSEEDFLKNNGTISFLKVRSSYGRTGNADIQNAANTATLNFPQLGLFTGDAGYAALPGQRPSQLANPDLRWEQTDQFDIGVDFGLLNNRINGEIDYYNKQTSGLLLNVNVPGTTGFATQFKNVGKLENKGFEFVLNTENLTGALRWSTSLNFSTNRNKITDLQDQVIEGGLSSMSRAVEGQPLGVFFTAEYAGVDPANGDALWFKNTANPDGSVDRTTTNRYNQAQRVVVGNPLPKWQGGVTNTLSYKGLSLSVFFNGVFGNKINFYGVGRFSSANGRFEDNQTVDQLAAWTPQNPNTNVPEARLFFNNGAQPSSRFILDGSYVRLRNVTLAYQLPKALINRVKLNNVRLFVTGQNLLTFTNYAGWDPEVNADDIVTNIALGYDFYTAPQARTITGGINIGF is encoded by the coding sequence ATGAAAAGAATTCTACGCTATGGCCTGCTGATGCTGACAATCCTGACAGCACTTGGGGCGCATGCACAAACAAGAGCGGTGACCGGCCGTGTCACTTCATCCGATGACGGAAGTTCCCTGCCGGGTGTGTCGGTAACGGTGCTTGGCAGTACTCAGGGAACGCTGACCGATGAGTCCGGCAATTACCGCATCAACGCCGCCGACGACGCAACGCTTGTCTTCAGCTTTATCGGCTTTGCCTCGCTGGAAGAGAAGGTCAATAACCGCTCCGTAATCAATGTGGCCCTGAAAGCGGACATCCGCAACCTGAATGAAGTCATCGTGACGGGGTACGGCCAGCAGATCAAGCGGGAATTAACGGGGAATATTGCCAAAATCCGCCCGGCAGATATCCAGGACCAGCCCGTGACTTCGCTCGACCAGGCGATTCAGGGAAAGGCCGCCGGGGTGCAGGTCAACGCAGGCAGCGGCAAACTCGGCCAGGGCATTCAGGTGCGCGTCCGGGGCCAGTCTTCCGTATCGGCCTCCAACCAGCCGCTGTACGTCGTGGACGGGATTCCGGTGACGACCGAAAACCTCGCCTTGTCGGGCGGGAACACCAACCCGTTGTCGGACATCAACCCGCAGGACATTGAATCCATCGAAATTCTGAAAGATGCCAGCGCGGGAGCCATCTACGGTGCCCGGGCGGCCAACGGGGTGGTGCTCATCACCACGCGGCGCGGAAAGGCCGGTCGGACCAATGTCAATTTCGGAGCGCAGTACGGGGCCAGCACCCCCACCAAAAAGGTTGATTTCCTGAATACCGAACAATACGTCAACTTCTACCGGCAGGCGGCGGCCAATTCGGACCGCATTGATGAACTGGACCCGAAGGACCCGGATTCGTACACTTCGTACATGGAGCAGTTCTTTGAAACGCAGGGCCTCGGAACCTTCGGCACCCAAAATCAGGCCAGCACGGACTGGGGCGCGCTGGCGTTTCAGGACGCGCCTTTCCAGCAGTACGACCTGAACGTCAACGGTGGCAACGAAAAGACGACGTTTTACCTCTCGGGCCAGATTCTGGACCAGAAAGGCATTCTGATCGGCAACGCCCTGCAACGCTACTCGGGCCGCATCAACCTCGATCACCGGATTTCGAACCGGGTGCGCATCGGCTTCAATACCGGCCTGAGCCGCACGCTGAACGAGCGGATTTCGGGCGACCGGCAGTTTGATAACCCGATGCAGATGGTGGCCCTGCCGCCGATGACGCCGGCCACCGATCCCCAGACCGGACTGCCGGTTGGTATGCCGCCGGGCGACATCAGCATTCCGGTTTACTACAACCCGCTGATCAACATCGGAAACGCCTATTACAACACCACGGTGTACCGCAACATCAGCAGCCTCTACGGCCAGCTCGACATCCTGAAGGGCCTGACATTCCGTTCGGAGTTCGGTCTGGACGTGCTCAACCAGCAGGAGGAACTGTACTACAACAGCAAGACGCAGCGGAACTTCAACGCTCCGCAGGGCCTGGGCCAGAACCGCTACGTTCGGGTGGAAAACTACAACACCAACAATTTCTTCCTCTACAACACGGGCTTCGGCCGCCACGCCCTCGACGCCACCCTGGGTATGTCGTACCAGCAGTCGCTGGATAAGCGGAACTACATCGAAGGACAGGATTTCCCGTCGGACGCCTACCGCATGATCATCAGCGCGGCCCGCAAAACGGATGGAAACTCGACCCAGGCGGATTTCCGCTTTGTCTCGTATTTCGCCCGTGCCAACTACAAATTTGCCGACCGGTATCTGCTGGGCGTAAGCGCCCGCGTGGACGGCTCGTCGCGTTTCGGGCAGGACAGCCGCTACGGGTTCTTCCCGGCCGTTTCGGCAGGCTGGGTGCTGTCCGAGGAGGATTTCCTGAAAAACAACGGAACCATCAGCTTCCTGAAAGTCCGTTCGAGCTACGGCCGGACGGGGAATGCCGACATCCAGAACGCCGCCAACACCGCGACGCTGAATTTCCCGCAGCTGGGCCTGTTTACGGGCGATGCCGGTTATGCCGCCCTGCCCGGTCAGCGGCCTTCCCAACTGGCTAACCCGGACCTGCGCTGGGAGCAGACCGACCAGTTTGACATCGGCGTTGACTTTGGTCTGCTCAACAACCGGATCAACGGGGAAATTGACTACTACAACAAACAAACCTCCGGCCTGCTGCTGAACGTAAACGTGCCCGGCACGACGGGCTTCGCGACGCAGTTCAAGAACGTCGGTAAGCTGGAGAACAAAGGCTTTGAATTTGTGCTGAATACCGAAAACCTGACCGGTGCCCTGCGCTGGTCGACGAGCCTCAACTTCTCGACCAACCGCAATAAGATCACCGACCTGCAGGACCAGGTCATCGAGGGCGGTCTAAGCTCCATGAGCCGGGCCGTGGAAGGCCAGCCGCTGGGCGTGTTCTTTACGGCGGAATACGCCGGGGTGGACCCCGCCAACGGCGATGCTCTGTGGTTTAAGAATACGGCCAATCCGGACGGCTCCGTGGACCGCACGACGACCAACCGCTACAACCAGGCGCAGCGCGTGGTGGTCGGCAACCCGCTGCCGAAGTGGCAGGGTGGCGTCACCAATACGCTGAGCTACAAAGGGCTGAGCCTGAGTGTCTTCTTCAACGGCGTATTCGGCAACAAGATCAACTTCTACGGCGTGGGTCGCTTCTCGTCGGCGAACGGCCGTTTTGAAGACAACCAGACGGTCGACCAGCTGGCCGCCTGGACGCCGCAGAACCCCAATACCAACGTGCCCGAGGCCCGGCTGTTCTTCAACAATGGAGCTCAGCCGTCGAGCCGCTTTATTCTGGATGGCTCCTACGTTCGTCTTCGCAACGTAACGCTGGCTTACCAATTGCCGAAAGCCCTCATCAACCGCGTGAAGCTCAACAATGTCCGGCTGTTTGTGACGGGGCAGAACCTGCTGACGTTTACGAACTATGCGGGCTGGGATCCGGAAGTGAACGCCGACGATATTGTCACCAACATTGCGCTTGGCTATGATTTCTACACGGCTCCGCAGGCGCGGACCATCACGGGAGGCATCAACATTGGTTTCTAA
- a CDS encoding RagB/SusD family nutrient uptake outer membrane protein: protein MNKSIKILLLAGATTFLVTACDSRLDVQPTQSIEAGTALATEQDVQITLTGTYDGISDVNVYGGGIQYMGDLLGDDRDVVFGGTFTTLDEIWRKSITTSNTVVRDFWLDSYNAINRANNVLNALSKVGEANRGNIEGQARFIRGLVYFDLVRFFGKSWNDGTPAQNPGVPLVLTPTSAVTEADNRKRNTVAEVYTQVLDDLTKAEQLLPARQTGGTGFATKGAAQAILARVYLQQGNFAAARDAANRVITSGQYSLAPSYAEAFTDASPETVFKIIVTDQDGVNDLNTYFASTTNQGRGDVRVQQKYRQQFAAGDVRGTFFTTTGQNTFTNKFNDRFGDVPVVRLAEMHLIRAEANVRLNAAVGATPLADVNAIRARAGAAPLTAVTLASVLTERRLELAFEGQQIHDVKRTGASVGSTAFSANNLILPIPQREIDTNKELTQNQGY, encoded by the coding sequence ATGAATAAATCCATCAAAATCCTGTTGCTGGCCGGCGCTACCACGTTTCTGGTGACGGCCTGCGACAGCCGGCTGGACGTACAGCCAACCCAGAGTATTGAAGCCGGCACGGCCCTGGCTACCGAACAGGACGTACAGATTACCCTCACCGGGACGTACGACGGCATCTCCGATGTCAATGTCTACGGCGGCGGCATCCAGTATATGGGCGACCTGCTGGGCGACGACCGGGACGTAGTCTTCGGCGGCACCTTTACCACGCTGGACGAAATCTGGCGCAAGTCCATCACCACGTCCAACACGGTGGTTCGTGATTTCTGGCTCGACAGCTACAACGCCATCAACCGGGCCAACAACGTCCTGAACGCCCTCAGCAAAGTGGGGGAGGCCAACCGGGGCAATATTGAAGGACAGGCCCGTTTCATCCGCGGACTGGTGTATTTTGACCTCGTTCGCTTCTTCGGAAAAAGCTGGAACGACGGCACCCCGGCCCAGAACCCCGGCGTCCCGCTGGTGCTGACACCGACCAGCGCGGTCACGGAAGCCGACAACCGCAAGCGGAATACCGTAGCCGAAGTGTACACCCAGGTCCTCGACGACCTGACCAAAGCCGAGCAACTGCTGCCCGCCCGTCAGACCGGGGGGACGGGTTTTGCCACGAAAGGTGCGGCTCAGGCCATTCTGGCCCGGGTGTACCTGCAGCAGGGCAATTTTGCGGCCGCCCGGGACGCCGCCAACCGGGTGATTACCTCCGGCCAGTATTCGCTGGCGCCGTCGTATGCCGAAGCGTTTACCGACGCCAGCCCGGAGACGGTGTTCAAGATTATCGTAACCGATCAGGATGGCGTCAACGACCTGAACACCTATTTTGCCTCCACCACCAACCAGGGCCGGGGCGACGTACGGGTTCAGCAGAAATACCGGCAGCAGTTTGCCGCGGGTGACGTGCGCGGAACGTTCTTCACCACGACAGGCCAGAATACGTTTACCAACAAGTTCAACGACCGTTTCGGTGATGTTCCGGTGGTGCGTCTGGCCGAAATGCACCTCATCCGGGCCGAGGCCAACGTCCGGCTGAATGCCGCCGTGGGGGCCACGCCGCTGGCGGATGTAAACGCCATTCGCGCACGGGCGGGCGCGGCTCCGCTGACAGCCGTAACGCTGGCTTCTGTCCTGACCGAGCGCCGTCTGGAACTGGCTTTCGAAGGCCAGCAGATTCACGACGTAAAACGGACCGGGGCCAGCGTTGGCAGTACGGCCTTCAGTGCCAATAACCTGATTCTGCCCATCCCGCAGCGGGAAATTGATACCAACAAGGAACTGACTCAGAACCAGGGATATTGA